From Candidatus Poribacteria bacterium, a single genomic window includes:
- a CDS encoding NAD(P)-dependent oxidoreductase yields MRVLLTGNKGFIGREIKEVLTKENALAVHGEDSDNYRAFLHWFEDTDFSYYDLVIHCGAISDSRQCDNELWQMNYQASCQIARACEQSNTKLLFISSAAAIEPDTPYGWSKHCAEFYMQQKVAGMNLCILRPFNVWSFDESEKANPSIVYKIITGRLQQVYWRCQRDFIHITDVVSAVQQVIHNWTPGTFELGTAQPTDIVTLVNHLYDGVDCLKAGVGPKPPVVSECPISEHLVARHEHLLPNWQATPISEHLEYLKEQMRKE; encoded by the coding sequence ATGCGCGTATTGCTGACAGGAAACAAAGGCTTTATCGGTCGGGAGATTAAGGAAGTCCTTACCAAAGAGAACGCACTTGCGGTGCATGGCGAAGATTCTGATAACTATAGAGCGTTTCTGCATTGGTTTGAAGATACAGATTTCAGTTATTATGATCTTGTCATCCATTGTGGTGCGATTTCTGATAGCCGTCAATGCGATAACGAACTCTGGCAGATGAACTACCAAGCGAGTTGCCAAATAGCAAGAGCTTGCGAACAGAGCAACACCAAACTTTTGTTCATCTCCTCTGCGGCTGCGATTGAACCCGATACACCTTACGGCTGGAGTAAGCACTGTGCTGAGTTTTACATGCAGCAGAAAGTTGCTGGTATGAATCTGTGTATCCTTCGACCGTTCAATGTCTGGTCGTTTGACGAGTCAGAGAAAGCGAATCCGTCGATTGTCTATAAGATTATCACTGGGCGATTGCAACAGGTCTACTGGCGATGTCAGCGTGACTTCATTCATATTACAGATGTTGTCTCTGCTGTCCAACAGGTGATTCATAACTGGACACCCGGCACTTTTGAACTCGGCACGGCTCAGCCTACGGATATAGTGACACTTGTAAATCACCTCTATGACGGTGTTGACTGTCTAAAGGCAGGCGTTGGTCCAAAGCCACCCGTTGTTTCTGAATGTCCGATTTCCGAACACCTTGTCGCCAGACATGAACATCTGCTTCCGAATTGGCAAGCAACTCCGATCTCTGAACATCTTGAATACCTCAAAGAACAGATGCGAAAGGAATAA
- a CDS encoding DUF6259 domain-containing protein produces the protein MRRFFLILTLQFILLAAVDANTLLVNEQGDVFAESDRYRVQFENGVLTYFHNKLTQETYTQGEFIAHTGIKVRDGGLGTHVRQRDIKILSPLSCELIYLENDMGLHLFISIDAETGDLLIQQKALSQTGGIERIAWGISHLSHTSVELIAPVWGGQVITQSDRYNYPGRWEAQLAILQSQDGGFFVRSDDATYRFKVMEYRPKGDSFKLTFWETPHAPFQEKEITTAIWRLNAYRGDWQVPALAYRQWMHEALEPADRTEMPAWVNDIQLVVIHADPLEKVGNSVIDILAKHTDPKKTLLYVTGWRKAGWRWNYPDYTPTDNFGEFMTVAHGYGFKVMPHVNMVAVSPAHPLYTEFAQYQMTDPYNGEKFIAPANSTEPLLRQYALINPASSAFRKMLVDRLKNVWETYRVDAFHIDVNMTAVNDGNGLIEGLTVAEGNILLHQEFRDAMPGIVLSGEGLNEVNFLHTSFTQYHLIRPTEQPHLINAFLFSPYVRFYGHLGFPNPDRYPDQYQNFYPAYAFWGVLPTVRLDGVADLDPNFTETYNILSRSGRKPADVNSDGIVNILDLTLVAQHLGTRNPEADVNSDGIVNILDLTLVAAEIG, from the coding sequence ATGAGACGTTTTTTTCTAATTTTGACTTTACAGTTTATTTTACTCGCCGCTGTCGATGCAAATACGTTGCTGGTGAACGAACAAGGTGATGTTTTCGCTGAGAGCGATCGCTACCGGGTTCAATTTGAAAACGGTGTGTTGACGTACTTCCACAACAAACTGACGCAGGAAACTTATACGCAAGGTGAGTTTATTGCGCATACGGGGATAAAAGTCCGAGATGGTGGCTTAGGAACGCACGTACGTCAGAGGGATATAAAAATCCTTTCACCACTATCATGCGAGCTGATCTATCTCGAAAACGATATGGGACTCCACCTGTTTATCAGTATAGATGCAGAAACTGGCGATTTGCTTATACAACAGAAAGCACTCTCGCAAACAGGGGGCATTGAACGTATCGCATGGGGAATTTCACACCTCTCACACACATCCGTAGAATTAATCGCTCCTGTTTGGGGTGGACAAGTTATTACCCAATCTGATAGGTATAACTATCCGGGCAGATGGGAAGCACAACTCGCTATCCTTCAAAGTCAAGACGGTGGTTTTTTCGTCCGCAGCGACGATGCAACATACCGGTTCAAAGTCATGGAATATCGCCCAAAAGGGGATAGTTTTAAGCTTACTTTTTGGGAAACACCACACGCCCCTTTTCAAGAGAAAGAAATCACGACCGCCATTTGGCGATTGAACGCCTATCGAGGCGACTGGCAAGTGCCAGCTCTTGCATATAGACAGTGGATGCATGAGGCACTTGAGCCTGCCGATCGCACCGAGATGCCTGCGTGGGTCAACGATATTCAACTCGTGGTTATCCATGCCGACCCTCTCGAAAAAGTAGGAAACAGCGTTATTGATATTCTCGCTAAACACACAGACCCGAAAAAAACACTCTTATACGTGACGGGCTGGCGAAAAGCAGGATGGCGTTGGAATTATCCTGATTATACACCGACAGATAATTTTGGCGAATTCATGACAGTTGCACACGGCTACGGCTTCAAGGTGATGCCACATGTGAATATGGTAGCAGTCTCACCAGCGCATCCACTTTACACTGAATTTGCGCAATACCAAATGACGGATCCATACAATGGTGAAAAGTTTATAGCACCAGCTAATTCTACAGAACCCCTGTTGCGCCAATATGCTTTGATAAACCCGGCTTCGAGTGCTTTTAGAAAAATGTTGGTTGATCGATTAAAAAATGTATGGGAAACTTACCGTGTTGATGCTTTTCATATTGACGTTAACATGACTGCCGTCAACGATGGCAATGGACTTATAGAAGGTTTGACGGTGGCAGAAGGCAATATTTTGCTACATCAAGAATTCAGAGACGCTATGCCGGGCATTGTTCTTAGTGGGGAAGGTCTTAATGAGGTTAATTTTCTACACACAAGTTTTACACAATACCATTTGATACGTCCAACAGAGCAGCCACATCTTATCAATGCTTTTTTATTTTCGCCGTATGTACGGTTCTACGGACATCTTGGATTCCCGAACCCAGATAGGTATCCAGACCAATACCAAAACTTTTATCCCGCTTATGCGTTTTGGGGCGTACTCCCCACAGTTCGCCTTGATGGTGTCGCGGATTTAGATCCCAACTTCACCGAGACATATAACATATTATCACGCTCAGGAAGAAAACCCGCAGACGTTAACAGCGATGGTATTGTCAACATCCTTGACCTTACACTCGTCGCACAACATCTTGGGACACGCAACCCGGAAGCAGACGTTAACAGCGATGGTATTGTCAACATCCTTGACCTTACACTCGTCGCAGCAGAAATAGGTTAA
- a CDS encoding thermonuclease family protein yields the protein MKFRTLLHALLFGVLTAIVGIAIIYGVQCLYGDPEPLFIDTYTCTLTDASEQVYDGDTIKDVRVLLLKHPFGKWEYGEYWPGVHITERGVEIQTDIRIAGIDTPEKRVSTKNADGSKRSEASRAREKAAALASRQALIDLLKANDNKFSISDPMDGKYAGRTVVDVAVNEMDVATLLIQKGHAKPYDGGTKPDWGWGQ from the coding sequence ATGAAGTTCAGAACCCTACTGCACGCGCTCTTATTCGGTGTACTTACTGCGATCGTAGGTATTGCGATTATCTATGGTGTTCAGTGTCTTTATGGAGACCCTGAACCGCTATTCATTGATACTTACACCTGCACACTCACCGATGCGAGCGAACAGGTCTACGATGGCGACACGATCAAGGACGTGCGGGTGCTGCTCTTGAAACACCCGTTTGGCAAATGGGAATATGGCGAATACTGGCCGGGTGTGCATATCACCGAGCGCGGTGTCGAGATACAAACAGACATCCGCATCGCCGGGATCGACACGCCAGAGAAACGCGTTTCGACAAAGAATGCTGATGGAAGTAAGCGATCGGAAGCAAGTCGTGCGCGAGAGAAAGCCGCCGCCCTTGCGAGCCGTCAGGCATTGATAGATTTACTGAAAGCCAACGACAACAAGTTCTCTATCTCCGATCCGATGGACGGTAAGTATGCCGGTCGGACGGTGGTAGATGTCGCTGTCAATGAGATGGATGTTGCAACGCTTTTGATTCAGAAAGGGCATGCCAAACCTTATGACGGCGGGACGAAACCCGATTGGGGGTGGGGACAATGA
- a CDS encoding ABC transporter ATPase — MSEIIYEDDYIQVIVLDDKGAGGAHHKYSITCKDVDPEKGGYLELGHVQFQNGAILENGVNGLTNEVLLAIVGHRLECFQDGPFPSDFNAAALHGVDLAKLVLEMRTQDRKDRGVEGQTKA; from the coding sequence ATGTCAGAAATTATCTATGAAGACGATTATATTCAAGTGATTGTGCTTGACGATAAAGGTGCCGGGGGTGCGCATCACAAATACTCTATTACTTGCAAAGATGTGGACCCTGAAAAAGGCGGATACCTGGAGTTGGGGCATGTCCAATTTCAGAACGGTGCCATCCTTGAGAACGGTGTCAACGGACTCACCAACGAAGTACTGCTTGCCATTGTCGGGCATCGGCTGGAATGTTTCCAAGACGGTCCCTTCCCTTCTGATTTTAACGCAGCAGCCCTACATGGTGTTGACCTTGCGAAGCTTGTCTTGGAGATGCGGACGCAAGACCGGAAAGACCGAGGCGTAGAGGGACAAACGAAAGCATAA
- a CDS encoding FkbM family methyltransferase — translation MKLTSKTFGEKTSASIDASMDNQPKAALQIGLYRSCEYIYLLGEKYWHNWRIPVRLDEFESETGWHYYGVDMNKESIAHCQKMFPESEDDRIHFIEALIYKTKNEQLRHDGFVVRPSGEIIQTAITLDNLFAKIPIPVRLLCLDVERNELPILQGFQWTQHPAYIIIEVHLINDLYPIAKLLKAENYRFAVINQHHLHGQIQCAFIHKTVRTHRNYLKVK, via the coding sequence ATGAAACTGACATCAAAGACATTTGGCGAGAAAACATCGGCATCCATAGACGCATCAATGGACAATCAACCTAAAGCAGCACTACAGATTGGACTATATAGGTCTTGCGAGTATATCTATCTGTTGGGCGAAAAATACTGGCACAATTGGCGTATTCCAGTCCGACTTGATGAGTTTGAATCCGAAACAGGTTGGCATTATTATGGGGTGGATATGAATAAGGAGAGCATAGCGCATTGCCAGAAGATGTTTCCTGAATCCGAAGATGATCGCATCCATTTCATTGAGGCATTGATATATAAAACTAAAAACGAGCAACTTCGTCATGACGGTTTTGTTGTACGACCGAGTGGCGAAATAATACAAACGGCTATCACGCTGGATAATTTGTTCGCTAAAATACCAATACCGGTTCGGTTGCTCTGCCTTGATGTTGAGCGTAATGAACTGCCTATCCTTCAAGGATTTCAGTGGACACAACATCCCGCTTACATTATTATCGAAGTCCATCTGATAAACGATCTGTATCCGATTGCGAAGTTATTAAAAGCAGAAAACTATCGGTTTGCGGTTATCAACCAACATCATTTGCACGGTCAAATTCAGTGTGCGTTTATCCATAAAACTGTCCGTACACATCGAAACTACTTAAAAGTAAAATGA
- a CDS encoding phage major capsid protein, with protein sequence MSLNLGELRGFTKDWGPKMVSDTFFNQHVLLKSMESVRQTYPGGDFIRLPLNVRGDRNDQTGRALGYTESFDFPKLEVGDVARFEPKMEVQVVVIWDYEVAKNGASDVQYADLVQNRISWYMKLMADRKSRYLYGRGGNTTRPNGLIDVFDNTAKFGQIDRTKAPTYRSFHKTASSPRGISRALLTESLIDVWDGAKKPDIGITTPGIWAKIHSILMRDERYPNTALAAAGFTNITFMGVPIVFDKERPVKSATQHSLDWLNFDHLRDYACEGFNMRRHPWARMPQNTGQYEVIVNFGNFCSDNLRYECRLDDLDPSVLTAAA encoded by the coding sequence ATGTCTTTGAATCTTGGAGAACTGCGTGGGTTCACAAAGGACTGGGGCCCGAAAATGGTCTCGGATACCTTTTTCAACCAGCACGTTCTACTAAAATCGATGGAATCTGTCCGTCAGACGTATCCTGGCGGTGATTTTATACGCCTCCCCTTAAACGTCAGAGGCGATAGAAACGATCAGACCGGGCGCGCACTCGGCTATACAGAATCTTTTGACTTCCCGAAGCTCGAAGTCGGTGATGTTGCGAGATTTGAGCCGAAGATGGAGGTCCAAGTCGTCGTCATTTGGGACTACGAGGTTGCGAAGAACGGTGCCTCGGATGTCCAGTATGCAGATCTCGTGCAAAACCGTATCTCCTGGTACATGAAACTCATGGCGGATCGGAAAAGCCGGTATCTCTACGGTCGCGGTGGCAACACCACACGTCCTAACGGTTTGATTGATGTGTTCGATAACACAGCGAAATTCGGTCAGATTGACCGCACCAAAGCACCGACCTACCGTTCGTTCCATAAGACCGCATCTTCTCCGCGTGGCATAAGCCGTGCGTTGCTTACTGAGTCGCTGATCGATGTCTGGGATGGCGCGAAGAAACCGGACATCGGGATCACGACACCAGGCATCTGGGCGAAGATTCATTCGATCCTGATGCGCGATGAGCGGTATCCGAACACCGCGCTGGCGGCTGCCGGGTTCACGAACATCACATTCATGGGCGTACCCATTGTCTTTGATAAAGAGCGTCCTGTGAAATCCGCCACTCAGCATTCGTTGGATTGGTTGAACTTCGACCATCTCAGGGATTATGCGTGTGAAGGCTTCAATATGCGTAGACACCCCTGGGCGCGGATGCCTCAAAACACTGGACAATATGAAGTGATTGTCAACTTCGGCAACTTCTGCAGCGATAACTTGCGCTACGAGTGCCGACTCGACGATCTCGATCCAAGTGTACTCACTGCGGCTGCGTAA